Proteins encoded within one genomic window of Saccharopolyspora pogona:
- a CDS encoding TetR/AcrR family transcriptional regulator, producing MTSQCHSTAAGPTPAADRPTRPAANRVGDAELLRAARECVLANGVRRTTLTEIARRAGVSRMTLYRRFPDVNSLVTALMTMEFGEILQLASIGDATGSGRQRLVAATVHGVRLLQSAPLLQRVLETDAELLLPYLVERLGSTQLAAEGFIREYLVRGHEDGSIRRADPAVQARVLLLLVQSFVVSAGPATSGIDPTALTDELTYLLDGALGPQPADPRPNRFSTVSIETAGNR from the coding sequence ATGACGTCGCAATGTCACAGCACCGCGGCGGGGCCGACCCCGGCAGCGGACCGACCGACCCGCCCGGCGGCGAACCGGGTCGGCGACGCCGAACTGCTGCGGGCCGCCCGGGAATGCGTGCTCGCCAACGGCGTCCGGCGCACCACCCTGACCGAGATCGCGCGCCGCGCAGGGGTCAGCCGGATGACGCTGTACCGGCGCTTCCCCGACGTAAACAGCCTCGTCACCGCGCTGATGACGATGGAGTTCGGCGAAATCCTGCAGCTGGCCAGCATCGGGGACGCGACCGGAAGCGGCCGGCAGCGCCTGGTCGCCGCGACGGTCCACGGCGTTCGCCTGCTGCAATCGGCGCCGCTGCTGCAGCGGGTCCTGGAGACCGATGCCGAGCTCCTGCTGCCCTACCTGGTCGAACGACTCGGCAGCACGCAGCTCGCCGCCGAGGGATTCATCCGCGAATACCTCGTGCGGGGTCACGAGGACGGGTCGATCCGACGCGCCGACCCTGCCGTGCAGGCCCGTGTCCTGCTGTTGCTGGTGCAGTCGTTCGTAGTCTCCGCCGGCCCTGCCACCAGCGGCATCGACCCGACGGCCCTGACCGACGAGCTCACGTACCTCCTCGACGGCGCCCTGGGCCCGCAGCCCGCCGATCCCCGACCGAACCGGTTTTCGACCGTTTCAATTGAAACTGCGGGAAACCGTTGA
- a CDS encoding glycerol-3-phosphate dehydrogenase/oxidase has translation MITTPLPAGSLRATSLNAARRTADLSAVAEDQVDVLVVGGGVTGAGAALDAAARGLSVALVEAEDLAWGTSRWSSKLVHGGLRYLAHGDVATARESAVERNVLMTRTAPHLVRTLPQLIPLHGSVSRRSELVLAAWLHAGDALRRTARTPSSVLPPPRRIPAAEALALVPGVRAADLRGGLLGFDGQLVDDARLVVALARTAAGFGARILTHVRARRIDGGGADVVDQRTGESLRIRAHSVVNAAGVWAGELSPDVQLRPSRGSHLLVDADAAGIAGTSLVVPMPGESGRFVLLLPQPDGRALLGLTDEPVPGPIPSVPEVPESDVDFLLAAVRDALEQPLERKHVLGSFAGLRPLLEQRGRKEAADLSRKHAVLTSREGVVTVVGGKLTTYRKMGADAVDAAVRAGGLSAGPSRTAVVALVGAAPRRHLTNVEAAAPLVAKYGTEAARVAALAEFDPGLAEPVSPGLRLTAAEVLWAVRHEGALDAADVLDRRSRIGLNPAERASALPVVEELVERALPGVSD, from the coding sequence ATGATCACCACCCCGCTGCCAGCCGGTTCGCTGCGCGCCACCTCGCTGAACGCCGCGCGCCGCACCGCCGACCTGTCCGCAGTGGCCGAAGACCAGGTGGACGTGCTGGTGGTCGGCGGCGGCGTCACCGGCGCCGGGGCCGCCCTGGACGCGGCCGCCCGCGGGCTCTCCGTCGCGCTCGTGGAGGCCGAGGACCTCGCCTGGGGAACATCCCGCTGGTCCAGCAAGCTCGTGCACGGCGGCCTCCGCTATCTCGCCCACGGCGACGTCGCCACGGCCCGCGAAAGCGCCGTCGAACGCAACGTGCTGATGACGCGCACCGCTCCGCACCTGGTGCGCACGCTGCCGCAGCTCATCCCGCTGCACGGCAGCGTGTCGCGCCGCTCCGAGCTGGTGCTCGCCGCCTGGCTCCACGCCGGCGACGCGCTGCGCCGCACGGCTCGCACCCCGTCGAGCGTGCTCCCGCCTCCCCGGCGGATTCCCGCCGCGGAAGCGCTCGCCCTCGTGCCGGGCGTGCGCGCCGCCGACCTGCGCGGTGGCCTGCTCGGCTTCGACGGTCAGCTCGTCGACGACGCGCGCCTGGTCGTCGCGCTGGCGCGCACCGCGGCCGGTTTCGGCGCGCGCATCCTCACCCACGTTCGCGCGCGCCGGATCGACGGCGGCGGGGCCGACGTGGTGGACCAGCGCACCGGCGAGTCGCTGCGGATCAGGGCCCATTCGGTGGTCAACGCGGCCGGGGTGTGGGCCGGGGAGCTCTCGCCGGACGTCCAGCTACGGCCGTCTCGCGGGTCGCACCTGCTGGTCGACGCGGATGCCGCCGGGATCGCCGGGACCTCGCTGGTCGTCCCGATGCCGGGCGAGTCTGGCCGGTTCGTCCTGTTGCTGCCGCAGCCCGACGGCCGCGCCCTGCTCGGGCTGACCGACGAGCCGGTGCCAGGGCCGATCCCGTCCGTGCCCGAGGTACCAGAGTCCGATGTGGACTTCCTGCTCGCGGCGGTGCGCGATGCGCTGGAGCAGCCGTTGGAGCGCAAGCACGTGCTCGGTTCGTTCGCGGGGCTGCGTCCGCTGCTGGAGCAGCGGGGCCGCAAGGAGGCGGCCGACCTGTCGCGCAAGCATGCGGTGCTGACCTCGCGGGAGGGCGTGGTGACCGTGGTGGGCGGGAAGCTCACCACCTACCGGAAGATGGGCGCCGACGCCGTCGACGCGGCGGTCCGCGCCGGCGGGCTGTCCGCCGGGCCGTCGCGCACCGCGGTTGTGGCACTGGTCGGTGCCGCGCCGCGCCGCCACCTGACGAACGTCGAAGCGGCCGCACCGCTGGTCGCGAAGTACGGCACCGAGGCGGCGCGCGTCGCGGCGCTGGCCGAGTTCGACCCGGGCCTCGCGGAACCGGTCTCGCCGGGCCTGCGGCTCACGGCCGCCGAGGTGCTGTGGGCGGTCCGCCACGAAGGAGCCCTCGACGCGGCGGATGTCCTCGACCGGCGCAGCCGGATCGGCCTGAACCCCGCGGAACGCGCATCGGCCCTCCCCGTGGTCGAAGAACTCGTCGAACGCGCACTGCCCGGAGTTTCCGACTGA